Below is a window of Variovorax sp. TBS-050B DNA.
GGCCACGCCCGCCGGCGCGGAGCTGCTGCGGCATGCGCCCAACATCGCCGCCGCGGTGGAGAACGCCATCGATGCGCTCGAAGGCCATGCGAGCGGCGTGGCGGGCCGCGTGCGGCTCGGCACCGGGGCCACCGCCTGCCTGCACTTCCTGCCGGCGCTGCTGCGTGGGCTGCGGGAGCAGTATCCGGCGCTCGGCATCGTGGTGAGCACCGGCAACACCGAGGACCAGGTCCGCAAGGTGGAAGAGAACAGCATCGACCTCGCGCTGGTCACCCTGCCCGCGGCCGGCCGCTCGCTGAGCGTGACGCCGGTGCTCGACGACGAGTTCGTCGCCATCGGCCGCAGCGACCTCGCCCCGCTCAAGGCGCGCGTCGGCCCGGCCGACCTCGCGGCCCTGCCGCTGGTGCTGTTCGAACCCGCGGCCAACACCCGCAAGCTCGTCGACCGCTGGTTCGCGGCCGAGGGCTTCCAGCCGCAGCCGGTGATGGAGCTCGGCAGCGTCGAGGCGATGAAGGAGATGGTGGCCGCGGGCCTGGGCTACGGCATCGTGCCGCGCATGGCCATGACCGGCCGCGGCGCCCACCCCGACCTGAAGACCAGCCGCCTCGCACCGCGCATGCATCGCACGCTGGCGGTGGTGGTGCGGCGGGACAAGCCGGTGGGCCGGGGGTTGCGCGTGGTGCTGGAGGCGATCGTGGCGGCGGGGAAGGCCGGCCCCGGCGGCAAAAGAGCGTGATGCAGACGGCTGACCCTGCGTTTTGCGCCTACCATGAGCACGGATACGGGAGGGGTGCTCAGTGAAGTCGCGTATGAAGACGTCGCAATCGAATCGAATGTCCGAGCCAGAGGCGCTCAATGGTGAATTCCTGCTCTACGGAACGCATTCGTGACATCCGGGCCAGCGAGCGACGAATGTATTTGCGTGTCCGCGAGATCTTCGCCATGGCGGCTGACTACGCGCCGGCACTTCCGGAAACGACCCGGTTCTTCCGACTGATTCAAAACAAGCTGCATTTCGCCATCACCGGGAAGACCGCTGCCGAGCTGATCGCGGAGCGCGGAGCGCGCGGACAGCGGCCTTCCCCACATGGGACTGACCAGCTGGAAGTCTGGCAGTGTGCAGAAGAGCGACGTCACGATCGCGAAGAACTACCTGCGCGGCGGGTGAGATCGGTGAGCTCAATCGCATCGTGACAATGTGGTTGGATTTCGCCGAGGACCAGGCGCAGCGCCGCAAAGAGATCTTTCTGAAGAACTGGGTGGAGAGGCTCGACGCTTTCCTCACGTTCAACGAGCGTCGCGTGTTGGACGGTGCCGGTCGCATCTCGAAAAAACAAGCCGATGCGCACGCGGAAAACCAGTACGAGCAGTTCGCCGCCAAGCGGCGGTCACTGCGCGAGGCGGAAGGGGCCGAGTTCCATCTGCGCGCGCTGGAGGATGCGGCGAAACTGCTGCCGAAGACCGAAAGGCGGAGAAAGCAATGACATCCAGCGCAGCGACCGCTGGGATCGCTGCGCTGGCGTTCACTCGGGAATCGCCGCCATCTTCGAAGCCCGCGGTGCGCGCCCCAGCGTGCCCACGATCAGCGCCGCGACCAGCACCAGCACGCCGCTGAGCACCATCGCGCTCGCGATGCCGAAGCCGTCGACCACCACGCCGCCGATCAGCGCGCCGGAGGCGATCGCGACCTGGAAGCCGGTCACGAGCAGGGCCTGGCCGGCTTCCTGCGCATCGGGCACCGCTTCCATCATCCAGCCGGTGAGCGCCACCGGGATCAGGCCGAAGGCCACGCCCCAGATCACGACCACGACCGCGCCGGCCACCATGCCGGTGCCGATCTGCGTCGACAGCAGCAGCGCGGTCGCGAGCATCAGCGCCGCGAGCAGGGTGGTGCCGCGCACGCTGCGCGCCACCAGGCTGCCGCCGAGGAAGGTGCCGACGAAGCCCACGGCGCCGTAGACCAGCAGCAGCGTCGACACGGCGTGCGCCGGCAGGCCGAACACCTGCTGCAGCAGCGGCTTCAGGTAGGTGTAGGCCGAGAAGTGGCCGGCGATGAAGAACAGTACCGTGAGCAGGCCGATCTGCGCCATGCGGCGCGTGAGCGGCGTCAGCAGGTCGCGCGCGCCGATGGCGCGCTGCGGCGGGATCGCCGGCAGCAGCCACAGCTGCACCAGCAGCACCGCCGCGGCCAGTGCGCCGGTCACGGCGAAGGAGGCGCGCCAGCCGAAGGTGGTGCCGAGCCAGGAGCCGGCCGGCACGCCGAGCACGGTGGCGGCGGAGACGCCCGCGAGCACGATCGACATCGCGCGCGCCTTCGAGGCGTCGGGCACCAGTTGCGTGGCCGCGGCCGGCGCGAAGGTCCAGAAGCCGCCGACCGCGAGGCCGAGCATGAGGCGCGCGACCAGCATGGTCGCGAAGTTGGGCGCGAAGGCAGCGAGCAGGTTCGACGCGATCAGCAGCGTGGTGAGCGCGATCAGCACCGTGCGCCGGTCGAGCCGGCCCGAGGCCACGATCAGCGCCGGCCCCGCGAAGGCCGCGAGCACGCCGGGCATGGTGATCATCAGGCCGGCCGTGCCGTCGGACACGCCCAGGCCGCGCGCAATGTCGGTCAGCAGGCCGATCGGCATGAACTCGGTCGACACCATCGCGAAGGTGCCGACCGCGATCGAGCCGACCGCGAGCCAGGCGGAGCGGCGGGCCGTGGCGGGCCTCGCGCTCTCGGACGGCAGGTCGTCGATGCAGGGGTTGCCGCTGGGTGAATTCATCATGAAAGGAGTCCTTGGATCGCATGCACCGGCCGGGCGCGTGGGGCATGCCCGCGCCAATGCGTGTGTTGTTGTGGAAGGCCGCCAAGTTTGGAAGCCAACGCCTCCTTCACAAAGGGGCCAGGCGGCAGTAGTCCGTTTCCCGCCGGCGAACAATCGACCCTTTGAGTCCTTTGGTGTGCGTCAGCCCGCCTCCCCCTGCGCCTGGAACATGCGCGTGAAGTCGCAGCATTCCTGCGCCAGCATCACGATCGACGAGGTCAGCGCGCTGCGGTGTTCGCCCTTGTGCATCGCGACGTAGCGCACCACGGGCAGCGCGGGCACCACGTCGATGACCGCGAGCATGCCGGCCGCGACGAGCGGCTCGAGGCACTGGCGCGGCAGGTAGCTCACGCCCAGGCCCGAGACCGTGAGGCCGGTGAGGGCGACGAGGTTGCTCACCACGATGCTCTCGGCGGGCTGCACGCCCTGTTCCTTCATCCAGGCGTCGTAGGCGCGGCCGGTGCCCGAGTTGCTGCCCTGCACCAGCATGCGATGCCGCGCGAGCTCGTGCAGCCGCATCGCGCCCCTGCCGGCCGGCACCACGCCGGGCTTGCACATCCAGGCGCTCTGGACCTTGCCGATGACCTTGCTCTGCAGGCGCGAGTCGGCAAAAGTGTGGGGCACGATCGCGAGGTCGAGCTCGTCGGCGAGCAGCTTGTCGCGCAGCTGCAGGCTGTCGTCCACGTCGGGCGCGAGGATCACCTTGGGATAGTGCCGCTGGATCAGGCCCACCAGCCGCGGCAGCCAGGTCATCGCGGTGAGCTCGGTCACGCCGATGCGCAGCCTGCGCTGGACCACGCCGGGCTTGCCGAACTGCTCGACGGCGGCATCGCGCTGCTCCAGCAGCTTCTGCGCGAGCACGAACATCTCCTCGCCCTTCTCGGTGAGACGCGCGCTGCGCTGGCTGCGGTCGAACAGCTCGGTGTCGAACAGCAGCTCCAGCTCGTGCACCCGCTTGGAGACGGCCGACTGCGAGGTGTGGAGCTGGTTGGCCGCCTGCGCGAAGCCGCCGAGCCTCGCGATCCAGTAAAGCGCTTCGAGCTGCTTGAAGGTCATCATGAGGGGGGTCGCTTTAAATCTCTTTTGTTCATGTTATTCGATCGCTAAAAATCGCTTTTGGAAATCGGAGCCAGGGCGGAACATTCGTGCCGGGCCGCGCCGTCCGGCCGTACGCACCCTCTTCAAAGGAAACCGCCATGAAACTCCCGTTGTTGTCCCTCGCGCTGGCCGCCGGCGCCCTGTCGCTGCTCTGCGGCACCGCCTCCGCGCAGGAGAGCCCTACGCTGCGCAAGATCAGGGAAAGCGGCGCGGTGCAGATCGGCTACCGCGACACGCAGATCCCGTTCTCCTACAAGACCGGTGGCGACAGCGCACCCATCGGCTTCACCAACGAGATCTGCCTCAAGGTGGTCGATGCGATCAAGGCCAAGCTCGGCCTCGCGAAGATCGAGGTGCGCTACACGCTGCTCAACTCGACCAACCGCATCCCGCTGGTGCAGAACGGTACGGTCGACCTCGACTGCGCGACCACCACCAACACGGTGCAGCGCCAGCAGCAGGTGGACTTCGCGCCGAGCCACTTCGTGACCAACATCACTGCCGCGGTCAAGAAGAGTTCGGGCATCAACACGATCGCCGAGCTCAACGGCAAGCCGGTCGCGACGGTGGCGGGGAGCACCTCGATGCAGCTGCTGCGCGGTTTCCGCAAGAGCGAGAACATGGAAGTGCAGGAGATCGCGGGCAAGGACACGGCCGATGCCTTCCTGCTGCTCGCGAGCGACCGCGCCGTGGCCTACGTGCTCGACGACGTGCAGCTCGCCGGCCTGATCGCCAACCAGCCCAACGCTTCGGACTACAAGCTGCTGAAGGACGTGCTGCGGCAGGAACCCTACGGGATCATGATGCGCAAGGACGACCCCGAGTTCAAGGCCATCGTCGACCAGACCGTGACCGGCCTGATGAAGTCGGGCGAGATCGACAAGCTCTACGCCAGGTGGTTCATGTCGCCGATCCCGCCGCGCAACGTGAACCTCAACTTCCCGATGTCGGCCGCGGTGCGCGAGGCCTACAAGAACCCGAACAACAAGGGCGTCTGAGGATGGCGGCGAATTCCATGCATCCGCGCGGGCTCGCGTTCTCCGATGCGCTGATGCGCGAGGTCAAGGAGCGCTTCCTGCACGTGGACCGCGACCACCACGGGCGCGAGCGGCTCTACTTCGACAACGCGGGCGGCTCGTTCCGGCTCAAGGCCGCGGCCGAGCGCTTCGCGGCGGTCGATGCGGTGCCCGACAACACCGAGCGCATCCATGCCACGGCCGTCGAGCTGCAGCAGATCCAGGCCCGCGGCGCGGACGACCTGCGCACCGTGCTCAACGCCGAAGGCGGCAGCGTCTACGCCTCGCTGACCGCCTCGGGCGCGATGTTCGACATGGTGCGCGCCGTGGCCGAGAACGTGCCGGGCACGAACATGGTCACGACCGTGCTCGAGCATCCTTCGGCCTTCGACGCGATGAGCCTCTATGCCCAGCGCTGCGGCCGCGAACTGCGGGTGGCGCAGAGCAACCGCGAGACCGGCGGCGTGGACGTCGACGCGATCGTGCGGCTGGTCGACCAGGACACCAGCCTGCTCAACGTGATCCATGCCTCGAACATCTCGGGCGCCAAGCTCGACCTCGCCGAGATCGTGCGCCGCGCGCGCGCGATCAAGCCCGATCTCTACATCCTCGTCGATGCCGTGCAGCATGCGCCGCACGGCCTGATCGACCTGCAGCAGGCGCCGGTGGACGGCATCAATCTCGCGCCCTACAAGTTCTTCGGCTGCCGCGGCTCGGGGCTCGCATGGCTGTCGGAGCGCGCGGCGCGGCTGCCGCACCACAAGCTCGCGGGCAAGAAGGCCGACTTCTGGGACCTGGGCAGCGCGGCGCCGTGGCAGTTCGCGGTGTTCTCGGAGATCGTGGACTACGTCTGCTGGCTCGGCGGGCATTTCTCCGATGCGACCGAACGGCGCGCGCGCTTCGAGGCCGGCATCGCGCACATCGAGCTGCACGAACGCGCGCTGCTCGCCGCGCTGCTCGAGGGCTGCGGCGGTGCCGCAGGACTGCGCGGAATTCCGGGCGTGAAGGTCTTCCTCGACCATCCGGACCTCACGAAGCGCGACCTGATCATCGGCATCGGCTTCGACCGCATCGACTGCACGCGCGCGGTGGTCGAGTACGGGCTGCGCGGCGTGACGGTGTACGAGCGGGTGGCGAGCAGCATCTACTCGAAGCGCATGCTCGAATCCTTCGGCCTCGCAGGCACGGTGCGGGTCTCGCCGCTGCACTGCCACTCGCTGGACGACATGGCGAAGTTCCTGCGCGTGACGCGCGAGATCGCCGAACTAGAGCGCTGAACTAGAGCGCTGAAGCCAGGAAGCGGCGGACGACGGGCACCACCTGTTCGAGGTGCGTCTCGAGCAGCCAGTGGCCGCCGTCGGTCATCACGAGCTCGGCCTCGGGCAGGTCGCGCAGGTAGGCGCGGCCCGAGGCCTCGGGCATGTAGCCGTCGTTCGGACCCCAGACGATCAGCGCCGGCGGCTGGTGCTCGCGCAGGTAGGCCTGGTAGCGCGGGAACCAGCCGAGGTTCTGCTTCAGCCCCTCC
It encodes the following:
- a CDS encoding aminotransferase class V-fold PLP-dependent enzyme, with the protein product MAANSMHPRGLAFSDALMREVKERFLHVDRDHHGRERLYFDNAGGSFRLKAAAERFAAVDAVPDNTERIHATAVELQQIQARGADDLRTVLNAEGGSVYASLTASGAMFDMVRAVAENVPGTNMVTTVLEHPSAFDAMSLYAQRCGRELRVAQSNRETGGVDVDAIVRLVDQDTSLLNVIHASNISGAKLDLAEIVRRARAIKPDLYILVDAVQHAPHGLIDLQQAPVDGINLAPYKFFGCRGSGLAWLSERAARLPHHKLAGKKADFWDLGSAAPWQFAVFSEIVDYVCWLGGHFSDATERRARFEAGIAHIELHERALLAALLEGCGGAAGLRGIPGVKVFLDHPDLTKRDLIIGIGFDRIDCTRAVVEYGLRGVTVYERVASSIYSKRMLESFGLAGTVRVSPLHCHSLDDMAKFLRVTREIAELER
- a CDS encoding LysR family transcriptional regulator → MQRMRNTLDKTLNLEQLRSFGLVIEAGSFSAAADRLGLSQPAVSLQVRQLERRLGVRLVERVGKRAKATPAGAELLRHAPNIAAAVENAIDALEGHASGVAGRVRLGTGATACLHFLPALLRGLREQYPALGIVVSTGNTEDQVRKVEENSIDLALVTLPAAGRSLSVTPVLDDEFVAIGRSDLAPLKARVGPADLAALPLVLFEPAANTRKLVDRWFAAEGFQPQPVMELGSVEAMKEMVAAGLGYGIVPRMAMTGRGAHPDLKTSRLAPRMHRTLAVVVRRDKPVGRGLRVVLEAIVAAGKAGPGGKRA
- a CDS encoding LysR family transcriptional regulator, translating into MTFKQLEALYWIARLGGFAQAANQLHTSQSAVSKRVHELELLFDTELFDRSQRSARLTEKGEEMFVLAQKLLEQRDAAVEQFGKPGVVQRRLRIGVTELTAMTWLPRLVGLIQRHYPKVILAPDVDDSLQLRDKLLADELDLAIVPHTFADSRLQSKVIGKVQSAWMCKPGVVPAGRGAMRLHELARHRMLVQGSNSGTGRAYDAWMKEQGVQPAESIVVSNLVALTGLTVSGLGVSYLPRQCLEPLVAAGMLAVIDVVPALPVVRYVAMHKGEHRSALTSSIVMLAQECCDFTRMFQAQGEAG
- a CDS encoding MFS transporter, with amino-acid sequence MMNSPSGNPCIDDLPSESARPATARRSAWLAVGSIAVGTFAMVSTEFMPIGLLTDIARGLGVSDGTAGLMITMPGVLAAFAGPALIVASGRLDRRTVLIALTTLLIASNLLAAFAPNFATMLVARLMLGLAVGGFWTFAPAAATQLVPDASKARAMSIVLAGVSAATVLGVPAGSWLGTTFGWRASFAVTGALAAAVLLVQLWLLPAIPPQRAIGARDLLTPLTRRMAQIGLLTVLFFIAGHFSAYTYLKPLLQQVFGLPAHAVSTLLLVYGAVGFVGTFLGGSLVARSVRGTTLLAALMLATALLLSTQIGTGMVAGAVVVVIWGVAFGLIPVALTGWMMEAVPDAQEAGQALLVTGFQVAIASGALIGGVVVDGFGIASAMVLSGVLVLVAALIVGTLGRAPRASKMAAIPE
- a CDS encoding amino acid ABC transporter substrate-binding protein, translating into MKLPLLSLALAAGALSLLCGTASAQESPTLRKIRESGAVQIGYRDTQIPFSYKTGGDSAPIGFTNEICLKVVDAIKAKLGLAKIEVRYTLLNSTNRIPLVQNGTVDLDCATTTNTVQRQQQVDFAPSHFVTNITAAVKKSSGINTIAELNGKPVATVAGSTSMQLLRGFRKSENMEVQEIAGKDTADAFLLLASDRAVAYVLDDVQLAGLIANQPNASDYKLLKDVLRQEPYGIMMRKDDPEFKAIVDQTVTGLMKSGEIDKLYARWFMSPIPPRNVNLNFPMSAAVREAYKNPNNKGV
- the rhuM gene encoding RhuM family protein, with the translated sequence MWLDFAEDQAQRRKEIFLKNWVERLDAFLTFNERRVLDGAGRISKKQADAHAENQYEQFAAKRRSLREAEGAEFHLRALEDAAKLLPKTERRRKQ